The genomic window CTCGTTGCTCGGTGCTCGACGCATTGTCGAACAACGACCGAGCTGCCACGCTGGCGGCAATCCCCTTGATCCGGTGAGCCAGCTGCGCGGCCTCCGGGGCATCACCCGAATGAATCGCCGCCTCCAACGCGTCTAAATCCTGATCGAGCTGGCCGGTAAACTTCGACAATACGCGCTCGACAAGGGCCATATTGCCCAAGCAGCGAGCCTTCAGATCTTCGAAATCCAATACGTCTGGTGCGACATCGCCCGTCGGCTGATTCATGACTCGATCGCTTGCTGGATTTACATGACCACGATCTCGACGAACGCTTTCCGATCTCAAGTTGCCCAATGCCGCTTGCTGTAAGTACTTAACAGGCAAGCATGGCGGCGGCCGTCGATGACGCGAAAGGGCGCCGTGAATTCGCGAGGTCGCGTGCCTCGCCTCCATCACCGGGCGCGAAATCGAGCGCAATCAATACGGCCGTTGGCAATCCTGGTTCCGCTGCCCACTGAAAAGTAGCTTACGAAGAATTCAGCCGCAAAGACGCTCGTTTGCGTGCGCACCCGGCGCAGGCCGCGCAATAGCTGCATCCAGTCCATGCGTCGACCGTGCGTTCCCCCAATCGGCACAATTGCGCCCGCCGGCATTTATCACCACGATCAGTTCATCGGCTGCGTACTGCCACGCTCGGCACGCCGTCGGGAAAAACACCCGCCAATGAGGGGCAGGTGTCGCGACCATGCACCGTTGCCGCTCTGTGAGTCGTCCGGCGAAGAATTTCGAACTGGCGGTAAACGGCGATCGCCGAAGGGGCCAGAGCCGCCGTACAGCGCGACACGGCCCAATCGGCCATCTCGGCTGCACGGCGATGCCACTGGCCATAATCGCAGCACTTTGCGAAAGCTCTACTGAGCGTCGATGGACCAATCGCCGTCGGCTCCAACGTTCAAGAAGTACACGCCCGGCGTTTCGATGCTGACGGGCTTCGATCCTTCAAAGGCGCCCAACGTGTTCACGAGCGTCTCGACGAGTTGCCCATCCCTGTCACGCAGGGTTACGCGGAATCGCGATTCGCCATTGTGCTTCATCTTGAAGACAACCAGTCCCTTGTCGAGCTGAATAAACGGAGTGGCTTCGTAACCGGTTCCCTGGAGTTCTGTCGGGAGCCGTTGTGCGTCTGTTGGCTGGGGCTGATTGATGGCAACCGTCCAGTTGCCATCGGCAGCTATTTCCAGCAGCCGTTGGCCACCGGTTGCAAATCCAAAGCCTTGCTCACCGCGAAACGCGCCGATCTGATTGAACAGCGTGTCGATGTTCTGGCCATCCTCATCCAACAGTCGAATGATCAAATTCGATTGACCGTCGTGCGAGACTTCGACCATCGTCAGGCCGGGTTGCAAGACAAACTTCTCCGAAGATTGTTGCCCCGTGCCCTGCAGCTTGATCGCGTTATCCCGAGATTGTTGATTGTCGAACTGTTGCTGCGGCGCCGCGTCGCCCTGGTCTTCCTGGCCGCAAGTACTCCTGGTTGCCAGCGCCGTTAGCCCCAACGCACCGTACGCACAGGCACCCAGCAACGTCCGTCGTACGCCACGATTGCACAACGCCATTTTGATTCTCCTGCGATAGAAGGATCCGAGAAGCGCCAACAAGCGACGCCCCAGCAAATCATGCAGAATGCGCCCACAAGAAGTCGGCGATCGTCGTCGATCCCAAGTCGGACGCGACTGTACGGCCTGCCAGGAAAGTATGGGTCACATTCAACCGGCTGACGCCCGGGCGAAACTCCACGGCCATTTCCGTCATGCTGCAATCCGCACATTGGGGCCGACCGATAGCTCCTGCACTGGTGCAA from Pirellulales bacterium includes these protein-coding regions:
- a CDS encoding Hpt domain-containing protein encodes the protein MNQPTGDVAPDVLDFEDLKARCLGNMALVERVLSKFTGQLDQDLDALEAAIHSGDAPEAAQLAHRIKGIAASVAARSLFDNASSTEQRALDNGLAELPEHLNRLRGERSRLVATLRETGRS